The Xylocopa sonorina isolate GNS202 unplaced genomic scaffold, iyXylSono1_principal scaffold0652, whole genome shotgun sequence genomic sequence aatatttcaaagagaaaagatgtgttacttacaaattacttatgttcctagatatctcactaattcaggcttcttgtcttgcagaacttatcattcatgtaacatgtaaaggggtcgaagaatagtaaaagatttttatatttcaatgCCTCACTTGatgcgtcgattggatcacgtaaaatatcggacattaattgcatctacatcttcagaccttaaatatataattgcaacaacatatttaatagcgttttaataacatttttctaattgtttatatctatgtccaataaatatatattaatcgaataagttgctttaccaaagaataaaagtatctgatgcttacaaatcggagcattacataacaaacgtgcatcacatatataatattacatgtaacaaaagatgaagaccaaaaagatcgtacataagttgaatccacaatgcggtcatagagatacagaaacggcaaaaattccaaacaataatttaaaaaattcaaaaagggaggagtgaaaatccatctccttgacgatgataaggaacaagtctgcctcatgcactacaatatcccaaacagccagcgattggcacgccaatgacaacggatggaacgaattccgtgacagaactgtgctaacaaagtgctcctactcagctttcgaagtggcatactgttagtactggggcggcattcgtatcacggcactattaaagcaccgagatatagcacacgtgcaacacggccgtgacaatgacactatcagctcaccatagctacacgcgtggttgtggcgtaggctgacatttactaatggggaagctgtttccataaaaattataagcaaatatgaaaaataactaaactgtgcaatttatttattttgattccaaaatagatacaccggcacaaaacaaagatataagaactcgattttattattttctataaactagctcgatagggcgattttttccgtaaagtcgataattactttgtcataaaaatatacacacttattttatatatattttcttcaatttattgttgcaaattcatgcaattgagggttacattaaatacgatgacagcatgctatttcaaaaattacacaaggcgaagttaaggacgcaacagcatgaatttttattttataagcaatattttttttataaataatatttttagtctatgatggattgaaagaaatatatacgactcgctcaataactataaatattggaaaacgaccatcgaaatgtctatcaatactcatatgctgaacatctactgacatctaacggttctaatttgtatgaaagcacaggttccccattgccaaatgtgatcctgcgtcattgctgaggagattcatgaatggagcgatgatacgcatgtcaccatggtgctggttctgcgcgattcgcttgtctaaaacgtgctggtaacacgttctggcattttagtcaacgaatccggtcacagataactacgaatcagctgacacacctcggaagtggcaatatagtgccggcatggtgtcgctaccatcttgccgtttgttatctgggatgctttttagtgcattattcggaattgaatttgaacacatagctacttaatcgcaaatttgtatgtactgtgacgtggtgaagtcacaaggctcgctcaccccccccccccctgcttcggttagactagcccgcagatcaccacccatgcgagaagcgcgacacggaccatcgcgacagctgtatttgcgaggagcgtgaaatacacgatggtagatccTTCCCCCCTACCCCGTTCGTTTctgtctctccgttctacggattagactggcgagctgatgcgatatcgcgttttaagaagcattagaaccctattgcctcgatgcggagacatctgcaaacgctatttccaagcaaggaagtgttgcatttacattcttttgaagtgaatgcgatgtatacataacattgcacaatgaatactacatcttatcatgaaaaatagaaatgagatgcgatatcgcgatttaagcagcataaggactctattgctacgatacgtagacatctgcaaacgctatttcctagcaagtaagagtcgcatttacattcttttgaagtgagtacgaggtatacatgacacttcgcaatgcatattatatcttatcatgaaacatagaaatgaggtgcgatatcccgtttcaataagcattagaactctattgtttccatacgtagacatctggaaacgctatttcctagcaaggaagtgtcgcatttacattcctttgaagtgagcacgaggtatacatgacacttcgcaatgaatattatatcttatcacgaaagatagaaatgagatgcgatatcgcgatttaacacgttgacgccggcgcggATATTCGCTGTCCGTTCCGTGGGACGGCGCTTCAACTAGCGGTCCGTCCCTTGGGGCTGCGTGGCACCAATTTGTGCTGTTCAATGCTTGGGCCCTAATACCCACTAGCTGATTCGAATAGACGGAATTTCTAACATTTTCACGTGTCCTGTTTGTGGTCTGGCCTGTCTATGGGACCCACGGTGGCCAGTCGTAAGAATTGTGGAAGAGCCCTAATTCGTTTTTTATGTTGTACTAAGAAAAAGTAGTAGTCGTGCGTTTGCCGTAAATTATGTTGAGTGCGAGCGGCGATTTTGTCGCACCTTCGACTGACGATTTCCGAGCGATCAGGTACTTGAGGCCCTAATAGTATTTGGTTTCTTAGGTCGCAGACAAAATATATATTGGCGGGTAAGTGGCCGAGGACTGTGTCGCGTGGTTTTCCAGAGAACAGTTTGTTTTTGCTTTGGAAAATTAGAAGTATAGGTCCACCCACACATAGTGGAGAAAATGTGTGACCTTTTGGGGAACGAATACGCTCCAGTTGACACTTTTTGAATATATAGTGCGTGACCTAGTAAGGAGGGACCATTATCGAGCATTATATTTAGACAACGACGTGAGTTTTACTGAGTTTAGAGTTGACGGCAAGACAGAAAATGTTCTGTTGGTGTGCAAGTATTCTGTGTGAAGTGCCTGTGAGGTGTGAGGTCAGTAGAATTCTGATATAACGATCTctcttcaaaatcggagcggcgtgaaatttttaaagtggacagaTAAAAGACCCCTGTGCATGCTAATCACTTCCAAATCTTGCAATTGCACCATTATTCGTGGCAGAGACGATAAATTAGAACCCGATACAGTTTTCTCTTACAGCAATGCGAAAGGGAGTTGACATATCCGACTAAATGTGTTCGGATTATAATAGTTTACGGTAAACAGTAAAATGGTACCAAAAAGTTGTCGTGAAACTAATATGCGGGGCCTCTCTAGTAAATGCGTGGTACATACACAGAAAGTGGGGAACCAAGCgttataaaattttaaaatataGAGACAAAATTATTGATTACTTATTGAAGAGTGAGAATCCCCCTAGTGGTGAACTAATAGTAAGACAgagtaaacattttttaagttcACACCAAGGACCCGCGAGGAAGATGAGGAAAAGGTGCAAAGAGTGATACAAACGCTTAACAAATCTAAAAGGTACAAAGTACGccacaaataaaacaaaaaaagttaCGACCTTTTGTAGCACTTGTCCGGATAAGCCAGCACTTTGTTTagaatgttttaaaaaattgcatcggtaatataagtagctatattttgttattttttatgtattgattattgtaagttatgtatattgtgttaaatgtttgattataaggtagaaatgttaatgtataatgttaaatcaataaaataacaATTTATGCAACGTATTTTTTGATATACAAACGTGGACCATCCATGATGCATACCGCCGCAAGGAATAATTCAGCGTGAcccatcggtgatgcatgcCGCCCCACACACCAATctagcatgggccaccggtgggtcacgccgcctcATGGCCAGAcaagcatgggccaccggtgagtcatgccggcgtcaacgtgttaagcagcattacaacactatggctacgatacgtagacagctgcaaacgctatttcctagcaaggaatagtcgcattttcattctctcgaagtgaatacgaggtatacatgacacttcgcaatgaatattatatcttatcatgaaacatagaagtgaggcgacatcatgttttaagaggcactggaaatctattgttttgatacgtagacatctgggtacgctatttcctagcaaggaagagtcgtatttacggtctattgaagcgaatacgaggtatacatgaaacttcgcaacgaatattataacttatcacgaaacatagaaatgagatgcgatatcgcgatttaagcagcattagaacactatggctacgatatgtagacagctgcaaacgctatttcctagcaaggaatagtcgcattttcattattttgaagtgaatacgaggtatacatgacacttcgcaatgaatattgtatcttctcatgaaacatagaaatgagatgcgatatcccattaaaggaagcattagaaccctattgcttcgatacgtagggacctgcaaccgctatttcctagcaaggaagtgtcgcatttacattcttttgaagtgaatacgagctatacttgacacttcgcaatgaatattatatcttatcatgaaacagagaaacgagatgcgatatcgcgctttatgaagaattagaaatctattgctacgatacgtagacatctgcaaacgctatttcctagcaaggaagtgtcgcatttacattcttttgaagtgaatacgaggtatacctgtcacttcgcaatgaatattatatcttatcatgaaacagagaaatgagatgcgacatctcgttttaagaagcattagaacactattgtttcgatacttagacatctggaaacgcaatttcctagcaaggaagtgtcgcatttacattcatttgaagtgaatacgaggtatacatgacacttcgctatgaatattatatcttatcatgaaacataggagtgtgacgcgatatcgcgttttaagaagcactagaaccctattgctacgatacgtagacatctgcaaacgctacttcttagcaaggaagagtcgcatttacattcttttgaagtacatacgagctatacatgacacttcgcaatgaatattatatcttatcatgaaacatagaaacgagatgcgacatcccgttttaagatgcatcagatatctattgctacgaaacgtagacatctgcaaacgctatttcctagcaaggaagtgtcgcatttacattcttttgaagtgaataggatgtgtacgtgacacttcgcaatgaatattataccttatcatgaaacatagaagtgagatgcgatatggcgttttaagcagcattagaactctattgctacggtacgtagacatatgcaaacgccatttcctagcatggatgtgccgcatttactttcttttgatgtgaatacgaggtatatgtgacagttcgcaatgaatattataacttatcacgaaacatagaaatgagttgcgatatcgcgatttaagcaggacaagaactctattgctacgatacgtaaacatctgcaaacgctatttcatagcaaggaatagtcgcatttacattcttatgaggtgaatacgaagtatacatgacacttcgcaatgaatattatatcttatcattaaacagagaaatgagatgcgacatctcgttttaagaagcactagaactttattgtttcgatgcatagacatctggaaacgcaatttcctagcatggaggtttcgcatttgcattcttttgaagtgaatacgaggtatacatgacacttcgcaataaatattatactttatcatgaaacatagaagtgagatgcgatatcgcgttctaagaagcattagaacactattgctacgatacgtagacatctgcaaacgctatttcctagcatggaagtgccgcatttacattcttctgaagtgaatacgaggtatacatcacatttcgcaatggatattatgtcttatcatgaaacatagaaatgagatgcgatatcgcgctttatgaagaattagaaatctattgctacgatacatagacatctgcaaacgctatttcctagcaaggaagtgtcgcatttacattctcttgaagtgaatacgaggtatacatgacactacgcaatgaatattatatcttatcatgaaacatagaaacgagatgcgacatctcgttttaagatgcattagatctctattgctacgatacgtagaaatctgcgaccgctatttcctagcatggaggtttcgcatttgcattcttttgaagtgaatacgaggtatacatgacacttcgcaataaatattatactttatcatgaaacatagaagtgagatgcgatatcgcgttctaagaagcattagaacactattgctacgatacgtagacatctgcaaacgctatttcctagcatggaagtgccgcatttacattcttctgaagtgaatacgagatatacatgacacttcgcaatgagtattatatctatcttgaaacataggaatgagatgcgatatggcgtt encodes the following:
- the LOC143432528 gene encoding uncharacterized protein LOC143432528 encodes the protein MLITSKSCNCTIIRGRDDKLEPDTVFSYSNAKGIKWYQKVVVKLICGASLVNAWYIHRKWGTKRYKILKYRDKIIDYLLKSENPPSGELIVRQSTKYATNKTKKVTTFCSTCPDKPALCLECFKKLHR